The following proteins are encoded in a genomic region of Corylus avellana chromosome ca4, CavTom2PMs-1.0:
- the LOC132179988 gene encoding probable glucan endo-1,3-beta-glucosidase A6 — translation MGLVAFFLFCLVGLSSAEISSKIGINYGRLGNNLPSPRQTMAHIQAVKAGRVKLYDANPEMLRLLSGTKLQVSIMVSNREISGIASSQTAADEWVRNNVVPYYPDTMIRFLLVGNEVLSSLSDRDRQMWFDLVPAMHKIKISLKAQNISNIKIGTPLAMDVMRSTFPPSTGMFRSNVLNTVMIPLLQFLHETKSYFFLDVYPYFPWAANPAHISLDYALLKGRTRYIDPGNGLIYTNLLDQMLDSVTFAMTKLGFPDIRILISETGWPSAGDIEQPGANIQNSATYNRNLVHKITAKPPIGTPARPGIVIPTFLFALYNENQKGGPGTERNWGLLRPDGTPVYDIDLLGKRPLSDYVPLPMAKNNVPYRGKVWCVVARGANLLELRAALAFACRESNGTCDALAPRRECYEPVSLFWHASYAFSSYWARFRSRGATCYFNGLAQQTTKNPSRGFCKFPSVAV, via the exons ATGGGTCTTGTtgctttcttcctcttctgtCTTGTTGGTCTCTCAA GTGCAGAAATTTCGAGCAAGATAGGCATAAACTACGGCAGGCTAGGAAACAACTTGCCCTCTCCAAGGCAAACCATGGCGCACATCCAAGCTGTGAAAGCAGGCCGCGTGAAACTCTACGACGCCAACCCAGAAATGTTGAGGCTTCTTTCAGGAACCAAGCTCCAAGTTTCTATTATGGTCTCAAACCGCGAAATATCAGGCATTGCTTCCAGCCAGACCGCCGCCGATGAATGGGTCCGAAACAATGTCGTTCCGTACTACCCCGACACCATGATCCGTTTCCTACTTGTCGGCAACGAGGTCCTCAGCTCCTTGTCAGACCGAGATCGGCAAATGTGGTTCGATCTTGTCCCGGCCatgcacaaaatcaaaatctCTCTCAAAGCCCAAAATATCTCCAACATCAAAATCGGTACCCCGTTGGCCATGGACGTAATGCGATCAACTTTCCCACCATCAACCGGGATGTTCAG gTCCAATGTATTGAACACGGTGATGATACCATTGCTACAATTCTTGCATGAAACCAAATCGTATTTCTTCCTAGACGTGTACCCATACTTCCCGTGGGCGGCCAACCCCGCTCACATTAGCCTTGATTACGCATTACTTAAAGGAAGGACTCGCTACATTGACCCTGGAAACGGCTTAATCTACACAAATTTGCTTGATCAAATGCTTGACTCGGTGACCTTCGCCATGACCAAGCTCGGCTTTCCGGACATCCGGATTTTGATATCGGAGACGGGTTGGCCAAGCGCAGGTGATATCGAACAACCGGGAGCAAATATACAAAATTCAGCCACCTACAACCGGAATCTTGTACACAAGATAACAGCAAAACCACCCATTGGGACCCCGGCTAGGCCTGGCATCGTTATACCGACATTCTTATTCGCGTTGTACAATGAGAACCAAAAGGGTGGTCCAGGAACAGAGCGGAATTGGGGGTTGTTGCGCCCGGACGGGACGCCGGTTTACGACATCGACCTGTTGGGGAAGCGGCCTTTATCGGACTATGTGCCATTGCCGATGGCGAAAAACAACGTGCCTTATAGGGGCAAGGTTTGGTGCGTGGTGGCTAGAGGGGCGAATTTGTTGGAGTTAAGAGCAGCATTGGCATTCGCTTGCCGTGAAAGTAACGGCACATGTGACGCGCTTGCGCCGAGGAGGGAGTGTTACGAACCAGTTTCGTTGTTCTGGCATGCGAGTTATGCATTTAGCTCCTACTGGGCAAGGTTTCGGAGTCGGGGCGCGACTTGCTATTTCAACGGACTTGCGCAACAAACGACAAAGAATCCTA GTCGTGGATTTTGCAAGTTCCCAAGTGTGGCTGtttga